A genomic region of Pseudomonas migulae contains the following coding sequences:
- a CDS encoding SDR family NAD(P)-dependent oxidoreductase: MQIENKVFLVTGGASGLGAATAEMLVAAGAKVMLVDMNAEAVAAQAERLGAQSVVADISNEAAAEAAVQATVKAFGGLNGLVNCAGIVRGEKILGKNGPHALASFSQVINVNLIGSFNMLRLASAAIAESEPDADGERGVIINTASAAAYDGQIGQAAYAASKGAIVSLTLPAARELARFGIRVMTIAPGIFETPMMAGMTQEVRDSLAAGVPFPPRLGKPGEYAALVRHIIENSMLNGEVIRLDGALRMAAK, from the coding sequence ATGCAGATCGAAAACAAGGTTTTTCTCGTCACCGGCGGTGCCTCCGGGCTCGGCGCGGCCACGGCTGAAATGCTGGTCGCGGCCGGTGCCAAAGTGATGCTGGTGGACATGAACGCCGAGGCCGTTGCAGCCCAGGCTGAACGCCTCGGTGCGCAAAGCGTGGTTGCGGACATCAGCAACGAAGCGGCGGCTGAAGCGGCGGTGCAGGCGACGGTCAAGGCCTTCGGTGGCCTCAACGGTCTGGTCAACTGCGCCGGCATCGTCCGTGGCGAGAAGATCCTCGGCAAGAACGGCCCGCACGCGCTGGCCAGTTTCAGCCAGGTGATCAACGTCAACCTGATCGGCAGTTTCAACATGCTGCGTCTGGCATCGGCGGCCATCGCTGAAAGCGAACCGGATGCCGATGGTGAACGCGGGGTGATCATCAACACCGCCTCGGCGGCGGCTTACGATGGCCAGATCGGCCAGGCCGCTTATGCCGCGTCCAAAGGCGCGATCGTCAGCCTGACCTTGCCCGCTGCCCGTGAACTGGCGCGCTTCGGCATCCGCGTGATGACCATCGCGCCGGGCATTTTCGAAACACCGATGATGGCCGGCATGACCCAGGAAGTCCGCGATTCCCTGGCCGCTGGCGTGCCGTTCCCGCCGCGTTTGGGCAAACCGGGCGAGTATGCCGCGCTGGTCAGGCATATCATTGAAAACAGCATGCTCAATGGCGAGGTGATCCGTCTCGACGGTGCCTTGCGCATGGCCGCCAAATAA
- a CDS encoding acetyl-CoA C-acyltransferase, producing MTIANDPIVIVSAVRTPMGGFQGELKSLTAPQLGAAAIRAAVERAGLAPDAVEEVLFGCVLPAGLGQAPARQAALGAGLDKSTRCTTLNKMCGSGMEAAILAHDMLVAGSADVVVAGGMESMSNAPYLLDRARSGYRMGHGRVLDSMFLDGLEDAYDKGRLMGTFAEDCAETNGFTREAQDAFAIASTTRAQQAIKDGSFKDEIVPLTVTVGKEQVVISNDEQPPKAKLDKIASLKPAFREGGTVTAANSSSISDGAAALVLMRRSEAEKRGLKPLAVIHGHAAFADTPGLFPVAPIGAIKRLMKKTGWSLNEVDLVEVNEAFAVVGMAAMTHLEIPHEKLNVHGGACALGHPIGASGARILVTLLSALRQKGLKRGVAAICIGGGEATAMAVECLY from the coding sequence ATGACTATTGCCAACGATCCAATCGTTATCGTCAGCGCCGTCCGCACCCCGATGGGTGGTTTCCAGGGCGAACTGAAAAGCCTGACCGCACCACAACTGGGTGCTGCCGCCATTCGTGCAGCGGTTGAACGCGCAGGTTTGGCGCCGGATGCCGTTGAAGAAGTGCTGTTCGGCTGCGTGCTGCCCGCCGGCCTCGGCCAGGCCCCGGCCCGTCAGGCTGCGCTGGGCGCCGGGCTGGATAAATCGACCCGTTGCACCACCCTGAACAAAATGTGCGGTTCCGGCATGGAAGCGGCCATCCTGGCCCACGACATGCTAGTTGCTGGCAGCGCCGATGTTGTCGTCGCCGGCGGCATGGAAAGCATGTCCAACGCGCCGTACCTGCTGGACCGCGCCCGAAGCGGTTACCGCATGGGCCACGGTCGTGTGCTCGATTCGATGTTCCTCGATGGCCTGGAAGACGCCTACGACAAAGGTCGCCTGATGGGCACCTTCGCCGAGGATTGCGCCGAAACCAACGGCTTCACTCGCGAGGCTCAGGACGCGTTTGCAATCGCGTCGACCACCCGCGCGCAGCAGGCAATCAAGGACGGCAGCTTCAAGGACGAAATCGTGCCGTTGACCGTCACCGTCGGTAAAGAGCAGGTGGTGATCAGCAACGACGAGCAGCCACCGAAAGCCAAACTGGACAAGATTGCCTCGCTGAAACCGGCCTTCCGTGAAGGCGGCACCGTGACGGCGGCCAACTCCAGTTCGATTTCCGATGGCGCCGCGGCCCTGGTGTTGATGCGCCGCTCCGAAGCTGAAAAACGCGGTCTGAAACCACTCGCAGTGATCCATGGTCATGCGGCATTCGCCGACACGCCAGGCCTGTTCCCGGTGGCACCGATCGGCGCGATCAAGCGGCTGATGAAGAAAACCGGCTGGTCGCTGAACGAGGTTGATCTGGTCGAGGTCAACGAAGCGTTTGCCGTGGTTGGCATGGCCGCCATGACCCACCTGGAAATTCCTCACGAGAAACTCAACGTACACGGCGGCGCCTGCGCCCTGGGCCACCCGATCGGTGCGTCCGGCGCGCGGATTCTGGTGACCTTGCTCTCGGCCCTGCGCCAGAAAGGCCTGAAACGCGGCGTTGCGGCGATCTGCATCGGCGGCGGTGAAGCCACGGCGATGGCTGTGGAGTGCCTCTACTAA
- a CDS encoding acyl-CoA dehydrogenase, with protein MIPNDEQLQISEAARQFAQERLKPFAAEWDREHRFPKEAIGEMAELGFFGMLVPEQWGGCDTGYLAYAMALEEIAAGDGACSTIMSVHNSVGCVPILNYGNDDQKERFLKPLASGAMLGAFALTEPQAGSDASGLKTRARLEGDHYVLNGCKQFITSGQNAGVVIVFAVTDPSAGKRGITALIVPTDSPGYKVARVEDKLGQHASDTCQILFEDVKVPVANRLGEEGEGYRIALANLEGGRVGIASQSVGMARAAFEAARDYARERESFGKPIIEHQAVAFRLADMATQIAVARQMVHYAAALRDSGKPALVEASMAKLFASEMAEKVCSAALQTLGGYGYLNDFPLERIYRDVRVCQIYEGTSDIQRMVISRSL; from the coding sequence ATGATTCCCAATGACGAACAACTGCAGATCAGCGAAGCGGCCCGGCAGTTTGCCCAGGAACGGTTGAAACCGTTCGCCGCCGAATGGGACCGCGAGCACCGTTTCCCCAAGGAGGCCATCGGCGAGATGGCCGAGCTGGGCTTCTTCGGCATGCTGGTGCCCGAGCAGTGGGGCGGTTGCGACACCGGTTACCTGGCCTACGCCATGGCCCTGGAAGAAATCGCCGCCGGTGACGGCGCCTGCTCGACCATCATGAGCGTGCACAACTCGGTCGGTTGCGTGCCGATTCTCAACTACGGCAACGACGATCAGAAAGAGCGCTTTCTGAAACCGCTGGCCAGCGGTGCAATGCTCGGTGCTTTCGCGTTGACCGAACCGCAAGCCGGTTCCGATGCCAGCGGTTTGAAAACCCGCGCCCGTCTGGAAGGCGATCACTACGTGCTGAACGGCTGCAAACAGTTCATCACCTCCGGGCAGAATGCCGGGGTGGTGATCGTGTTTGCGGTGACGGACCCGAGTGCCGGAAAACGCGGGATCACCGCGCTGATCGTGCCCACCGACTCGCCGGGCTACAAAGTGGCCCGCGTCGAAGACAAACTCGGCCAGCATGCATCCGACACCTGCCAGATTCTGTTTGAAGACGTCAAAGTGCCGGTGGCCAACCGCTTGGGCGAGGAGGGTGAAGGTTACCGGATCGCCCTGGCCAATCTCGAAGGCGGCCGCGTCGGCATCGCCTCGCAATCGGTGGGCATGGCGCGCGCCGCGTTTGAAGCGGCCCGGGATTACGCCCGTGAGCGCGAGAGCTTCGGCAAACCGATCATCGAACATCAGGCAGTCGCGTTCCGCCTCGCGGACATGGCGACCCAGATCGCCGTAGCCCGGCAGATGGTGCATTACGCCGCCGCGTTGAGAGACAGTGGCAAGCCCGCCCTGGTCGAGGCCTCCATGGCCAAGCTGTTCGCCTCGGAAATGGCGGAAAAGGTCTGCTCCGCCGCGTTGCAAACCCTCGGTGGTTACGGCTACCTGAACGATTTCCCGCTGGAACGGATCTACCGCGACGTGCGTGTCTGCCAGATCTATGAAGGCACCAGCGATATTCAGCGCATGGTCATTTCGCGCAGTCTTTAA
- a CDS encoding enoyl-CoA hydratase, giving the protein MSYETILLETHGRVGLITLNRPQALNALNAQIVSELNHALDGLEADSNIGCIVLTGSKKAFAAGADIKEMAELTYPQIYLDDLFSDSDRVANRRKPIIAAVNGFALGGGCELALMCDFILAGDNAKFGQPEINLGVLPGMGGTQRLTRAVGKAKAMEMCLSGRLIDAVEAERCGIVARIVPADELLEEALKVAALIAKKSLPIAMMIKESVNRAFEVSLSEGVRFERRVFHAAFATQDQKEGMAAFIAKREAEFVGK; this is encoded by the coding sequence ATGAGTTACGAAACGATTTTGCTGGAAACCCACGGCCGTGTCGGCCTGATCACCCTGAACCGTCCGCAGGCGCTGAACGCGTTGAACGCGCAGATCGTCAGCGAGCTGAACCACGCCCTCGATGGCCTGGAAGCTGATTCGAACATCGGTTGCATTGTGCTGACCGGCTCGAAAAAAGCCTTTGCCGCCGGTGCCGACATCAAGGAAATGGCCGAGCTGACCTATCCGCAGATCTACCTCGATGATCTGTTCAGCGACAGCGACCGCGTGGCTAACCGCCGTAAGCCGATCATCGCCGCGGTCAATGGTTTTGCCCTGGGCGGCGGCTGCGAGCTGGCGCTGATGTGCGACTTCATCCTGGCGGGCGACAACGCTAAATTCGGTCAGCCGGAAATCAACCTCGGCGTGCTGCCGGGCATGGGCGGCACCCAGCGCCTGACTCGCGCCGTGGGCAAGGCCAAGGCGATGGAAATGTGCCTCAGCGGGCGTTTGATCGATGCGGTGGAGGCGGAGCGTTGCGGGATCGTGGCGCGGATCGTGCCGGCGGACGAGTTGCTGGAAGAGGCGCTGAAAGTCGCGGCATTGATCGCCAAGAAGTCGTTGCCGATTGCGATGATGATCAAGGAAAGCGTCAACCGCGCGTTTGAGGTGAGCCTGTCGGAAGGCGTGCGCTTTGAGCGTCGGGTGTTCCATGCGGCGTTTGCGACGCAGGATCAGAAGGAAGGGATGGCGGCGTTTATTGCCAAGCGTGAGGCGGAGTTCGTCGGTAAGTAA
- a CDS encoding acyl-CoA dehydrogenase family protein, with protein MHDIELSEEQVMIRDMARDFARGEIAPHAQAWEKAGWIDDGLVAKMGELGLLGMVVPEEWGGTYVDYVAYALAVEEISAGDGATGALMSIHNSVGCGPVMNYGTDEQKQTWLPDLASGKAIGCFCLTEPQAGSEAHNLRTRAELRDGQWVINGAKQFVSNGKRAKLAIVFAVTDPDLGKRGISAFLVPTDTAGFIVDRTEHKMGIRASDTCAVTLSNCTIPEANLLGERGKGLAIALSNLEGGRIGIAAQALGIARAAFEAALAYSRDRVQFDKPIIEHQSIANMLADMHTRLNAARLLILHAARLRSAGKPCLSEASQAKLFASEMAEKVCSSAMQIHGGYGYLEDYPVERYYRDARITQIYEGSSEIQRMVIARELKNYQV; from the coding sequence ATGCACGATATCGAATTGAGCGAAGAACAAGTCATGATCCGCGACATGGCCCGGGATTTTGCCCGCGGCGAAATCGCGCCCCACGCGCAAGCCTGGGAAAAGGCCGGCTGGATCGATGATGGCCTGGTGGCGAAGATGGGTGAGCTGGGCCTGCTGGGCATGGTGGTGCCCGAGGAATGGGGCGGCACTTATGTCGACTACGTCGCCTACGCCCTGGCGGTGGAAGAGATTTCCGCCGGCGACGGCGCCACCGGCGCACTGATGAGCATCCACAATTCCGTGGGCTGCGGACCGGTCATGAACTACGGCACCGACGAGCAGAAACAGACCTGGTTGCCGGATCTGGCCAGCGGCAAGGCCATCGGCTGCTTCTGCCTGACCGAGCCGCAAGCCGGCTCCGAAGCGCACAACCTGCGCACCCGCGCCGAGTTGCGCGACGGTCAGTGGGTGATCAACGGCGCCAAGCAATTCGTCAGCAACGGCAAACGGGCGAAACTGGCGATCGTGTTTGCCGTGACCGACCCGGATCTGGGCAAGCGCGGTATTTCAGCGTTTCTGGTGCCCACCGATACCGCCGGTTTCATCGTTGATCGCACAGAACACAAAATGGGCATCCGCGCTTCCGATACCTGCGCGGTCACCCTGAGCAACTGCACGATTCCCGAAGCCAACCTGCTCGGCGAACGCGGTAAAGGCCTGGCCATCGCGCTCTCCAACCTTGAAGGCGGTCGCATCGGCATTGCGGCGCAAGCCTTGGGCATCGCACGCGCGGCGTTCGAAGCGGCGCTGGCCTACTCCCGTGATCGCGTGCAGTTCGACAAGCCGATCATCGAACACCAGAGCATCGCCAACATGCTGGCCGACATGCACACGCGCCTGAATGCTGCGCGGTTGCTGATCCTGCATGCCGCGCGGTTGCGCAGCGCGGGCAAGCCGTGTTTGTCAGAGGCTTCACAGGCCAAGCTGTTTGCGTCGGAAATGGCCGAGAAGGTCTGCTCTTCGGCGATGCAGATCCATGGCGGGTACGGGTATCTGGAGGATTACCCGGTGGAACGTTATTACCGGGACGCGCGGATTACGCAGATTTATGAAGGGTCGAGCGAGATACAGCGAATGGTGATTGCCCGGGAGCTCAAGAACTATCAGGTGTGA
- a CDS encoding enoyl-CoA hydratase/isomerase family protein: protein MTAQVSSPGASSMDATQNEVLAEVRNHIGHLTLNRPAGLNAITLDMVRLLHRQLDAWVNDPQIHAVVLRGAGEKAFCAGGDIRSLYDSFKNGDTLHEEFFVEEYALDLAIHHYRKPVLALMDGFVLGGGMGLVQGADLRVVTEKSRLAMPEVGIGYFPDVGGSHFLPRVPGELGIYLGVSGVQVRAADALYCGLADWYLDSDKLGALDEQLDQLEWHGTPLKDLQGLLAQLAVQQLPDAPLSKLRPAIDHFFALPDVPSIVEQLREVTVADSHEWAMTTADLLESRSPLAMGVTLEMLRRGRHLSLEDCFALELHLDRQWFERGDLIEGVRALLIDKDKNPRWNPPTLQALDAEHVASFFTGFDRSGS from the coding sequence ATGACTGCTCAGGTTTCTTCTCCAGGGGCTTCGTCCATGGATGCCACGCAAAATGAAGTGCTGGCCGAGGTTCGCAACCACATCGGTCACCTGACCCTCAATCGCCCCGCCGGTCTCAACGCGATTACCCTGGACATGGTCCGCCTCCTGCACCGCCAGCTCGATGCGTGGGTGAACGATCCGCAGATTCACGCCGTGGTTTTGCGCGGCGCTGGCGAGAAAGCCTTCTGCGCCGGCGGCGACATTCGCTCGCTGTACGACAGCTTCAAGAACGGCGACACACTGCACGAAGAGTTCTTCGTCGAGGAATATGCCCTCGACCTCGCGATTCACCACTACCGCAAACCGGTCCTGGCCCTGATGGACGGTTTTGTCCTCGGAGGCGGCATGGGCCTGGTGCAAGGCGCCGACCTGCGAGTGGTCACCGAAAAAAGTCGCCTGGCCATGCCGGAAGTCGGCATCGGTTATTTCCCGGACGTCGGCGGCAGTCACTTCCTGCCGCGGGTTCCTGGCGAATTGGGTATTTACCTCGGCGTCAGCGGCGTGCAGGTTCGCGCGGCGGATGCGCTCTATTGCGGGCTGGCCGACTGGTACCTGGACAGCGACAAACTGGGGGCGCTGGACGAGCAACTCGATCAACTGGAATGGCACGGCACGCCGCTCAAAGACCTTCAAGGCCTGCTAGCGCAACTGGCGGTGCAGCAATTGCCCGATGCACCACTGAGCAAACTGCGCCCGGCCATCGATCACTTCTTCGCCCTGCCCGACGTGCCGAGTATTGTTGAGCAACTGCGCGAAGTCACGGTTGCCGACAGCCATGAATGGGCGATGACCACGGCGGATCTGCTGGAAAGCCGTTCGCCGCTGGCCATGGGCGTGACCCTGGAAATGCTGCGCCGCGGTCGGCACTTGAGCCTGGAAGACTGCTTCGCCCTCGAGCTGCACCTGGACCGTCAATGGTTCGAGCGCGGCGACCTGATCGAAGGCGTGCGCGCCTTGCTGATCGACAAAGACAAGAACCCGCGCTGGAACCCGCCGACCTTGCAGGCGCTGGACGCCGAGCACGTCGCAAGTTTCTTCACGGGGTTTGACCGGAGCGGGAGCTGA
- a CDS encoding HPP family protein, whose protein sequence is MLARWLPASVNTRPSEWSRAAIGMALGTMFSVWLCSQVFGIEVAQHLIGPLGASAVLLFAVSSGALAQPWSILGGYLSAGVIALLVAHVLGRTLGSACLAAGMALILMCWLRCLHPPAGALALTLVLADPATIALDWKALAPVMLGASTMLFSAVVYNNLTRIRYPKRAAEPVAVVPADHPPIDRQAITAEDLKLALADMEAFYDVTPEDLEQLIHASELHAKRRSIGEVLGSRT, encoded by the coding sequence ATGCTCGCTCGCTGGTTACCCGCCTCCGTCAACACCCGACCCTCGGAATGGAGCCGTGCTGCCATCGGCATGGCCTTGGGTACGATGTTCAGCGTCTGGCTCTGCTCCCAGGTGTTCGGCATCGAAGTCGCGCAGCACCTGATCGGACCGTTGGGCGCCTCGGCGGTGCTGCTGTTTGCGGTGTCCTCCGGCGCACTGGCGCAACCCTGGTCGATTCTCGGCGGTTACTTGAGCGCCGGCGTGATCGCGCTGCTGGTCGCTCATGTGCTTGGCCGCACGCTCGGCAGCGCGTGCCTCGCCGCGGGCATGGCACTGATCCTGATGTGCTGGCTGCGTTGCCTGCACCCGCCGGCCGGCGCCCTGGCCTTGACGCTGGTGCTGGCCGATCCGGCAACCATCGCCCTGGACTGGAAAGCGCTCGCCCCGGTGATGCTCGGCGCCTCGACGATGCTGTTCAGCGCCGTGGTCTATAACAACCTGACGCGGATTCGTTATCCAAAACGCGCCGCTGAACCGGTGGCCGTGGTACCTGCCGATCATCCGCCGATCGATCGTCAGGCCATTACCGCCGAGGACTTGAAACTGGCCCTGGCGGACATGGAAGCGTTCTACGACGTCACTCCCGAAGACCTCGAGCAATTGATTCACGCCAGCGAATTGCACGCCAAACGCCGCAGCATTGGTGAAGTGCTCGGCAGTAGAACCTGA
- a CDS encoding MFS transporter, which produces MATYSLVIRRLMIVSLTIVVSRAITSPLLTLFLSNKLGLNQQDVGLLLGIAVFIATLLALYGGYIIDRLEKRRLLILAMLSSAIGFVLLTFAENLYLTTLTLVITETASALFLIGSKAILSENLPMGQRAKAFSLRYTLTNIGYATGPMLGVVIAGVYPIAPFLIAGAIAFFSIFLMSGIPRDSAQTPAIGQPQSFLKTLITLKNDRTLIMFTCGCLLSTVVHGRFTLYLSQYLLVTHDSKRALETMAALLACNAISVILLQYQIGRFLKREQLRYWIAGGTSLFIVGLIGFSLADSLVSWCVAMFIFTLGEMIIYPAEFLFVDTLAPEELRGSYYGAQNLAALGGALSPVICGFLLMHTPAPTMFYALSALTAMGGFLCFMSGRRVALHQN; this is translated from the coding sequence GTGGCCACTTACTCGCTCGTTATCCGCCGCCTGATGATCGTCTCGCTGACCATCGTCGTCAGCCGTGCCATCACCAGCCCGTTGCTCACGCTGTTCCTGAGTAACAAGCTCGGCCTCAACCAACAGGACGTTGGCTTGCTGCTGGGCATCGCGGTGTTCATCGCCACCTTGCTCGCGCTCTACGGCGGATACATCATCGACCGCCTCGAAAAGCGCCGGTTGCTGATCCTCGCCATGCTCTCCAGCGCCATCGGTTTCGTGCTGCTGACCTTCGCCGAAAACCTGTATCTGACCACCCTCACCCTGGTGATCACTGAAACGGCGTCGGCCCTGTTCCTGATCGGGTCGAAGGCGATCCTCAGCGAAAACCTGCCCATGGGTCAGCGCGCCAAGGCCTTTTCCCTGCGCTATACACTGACCAATATCGGCTATGCCACCGGCCCGATGCTTGGCGTAGTGATTGCCGGGGTGTATCCGATTGCGCCGTTCCTGATTGCCGGTGCCATCGCGTTTTTCAGCATCTTCTTGATGAGCGGAATTCCCAGGGACTCGGCGCAGACACCCGCGATCGGTCAGCCACAGAGTTTCCTGAAAACCCTGATCACCCTGAAAAACGACCGCACGCTGATCATGTTTACCTGCGGCTGTCTGCTCAGCACCGTGGTCCACGGGCGATTCACCCTGTACCTGTCGCAATACCTGCTGGTGACCCACGACTCCAAGCGCGCCCTGGAAACCATGGCCGCCCTGCTCGCGTGCAACGCCATCAGCGTGATCCTGCTGCAGTACCAGATCGGGCGTTTCCTCAAGCGCGAACAATTGCGCTACTGGATTGCCGGCGGTACCAGCCTGTTCATCGTCGGCCTGATCGGTTTCAGCCTGGCCGACAGTCTCGTGTCCTGGTGCGTGGCGATGTTCATTTTCACCCTCGGCGAAATGATCATTTACCCCGCCGAATTCCTCTTCGTCGACACCCTCGCGCCCGAGGAACTGCGCGGCAGCTATTACGGCGCGCAGAACCTCGCGGCCCTGGGCGGTGCGCTGAGCCCGGTGATTTGCGGTTTCCTGCTGATGCACACGCCGGCGCCGACGATGTTTTATGCCCTGAGTGCCCTCACCGCCATGGGTGGCTTCCTGTGTTTCATGAGTGGTCGCCGCGTCGCTTTACATCAAAATTAA
- a CDS encoding MmgE/PrpD family protein: MTERLQRLAQFCVDTRFEHVPPALVAQATRHILDTFGATLAGAGSDVAKQARQVFEGESGSTPVWGTDLRVGAAQAAMLNGVAAHALELDDTGGCDHSGAVVLPAVMAAVSMSARPVSGRELITAVVIGYDVGRRVLEACGGYSAHNGAGWHSTATCGVFGAAAASGLILGLNAEQMVSALGIAGSFSGGLWAFIHDGSQSKKLHSGRAAEGGLLAARFAQQGITGPTKLFDDVWGGFLKTLAIETAQPAALDADLGVVWKLARCSIKPYASCRGTHSAIDALEVLLETLQVGVDQVEDIQVSLCGFLQDMCGGQDVSTLAAAQMSLPYALAARLVHGHCRLEAYDDEQRRDPQIAHWMSRIRLEVDLQLSEDGEPVVSVRTVDGRQASLCVDPPLGAPGNPLSDEALEQKFFSLAGRVMPRSQAEELIGHLWRLEALDSVCMLERWLS; this comes from the coding sequence ATGACCGAACGCTTGCAGCGACTGGCGCAGTTTTGCGTCGACACCCGATTTGAACACGTGCCACCGGCACTGGTGGCGCAAGCCACCCGGCATATCCTCGACACCTTTGGCGCGACACTGGCCGGGGCTGGCAGCGACGTGGCGAAGCAGGCGCGTCAGGTGTTCGAGGGTGAAAGCGGCAGCACGCCGGTCTGGGGCACCGATCTGCGGGTCGGCGCCGCCCAGGCCGCCATGCTCAACGGCGTCGCCGCCCATGCACTGGAACTGGATGACACCGGTGGCTGCGATCATTCCGGCGCGGTGGTGTTGCCGGCGGTGATGGCTGCGGTGTCGATGTCTGCGCGGCCTGTCAGCGGTCGCGAGTTGATCACTGCCGTGGTCATCGGCTACGACGTCGGCCGCCGCGTGCTCGAAGCCTGTGGCGGTTACTCAGCGCACAACGGCGCCGGTTGGCACTCCACGGCGACCTGCGGCGTATTCGGCGCGGCGGCCGCGAGTGGGCTCATTCTGGGGTTGAACGCCGAACAAATGGTGTCGGCACTGGGCATCGCTGGCAGTTTCAGCGGCGGCCTGTGGGCCTTCATCCACGACGGCTCGCAGAGCAAAAAACTGCACAGCGGTCGCGCGGCCGAGGGTGGATTGCTCGCGGCGCGGTTTGCACAGCAAGGCATCACCGGGCCGACGAAGTTGTTCGATGACGTCTGGGGCGGGTTTCTCAAGACCCTGGCCATTGAGACGGCTCAACCTGCAGCGCTGGATGCGGATCTCGGAGTCGTGTGGAAACTCGCCCGCTGTTCGATCAAGCCGTATGCCTCATGCCGAGGGACGCATTCGGCCATCGACGCGTTGGAGGTGCTGCTGGAAACACTGCAGGTCGGCGTCGATCAGGTCGAGGACATTCAGGTCTCGCTATGCGGTTTCCTGCAGGACATGTGCGGCGGTCAGGACGTGAGCACGCTGGCGGCGGCGCAGATGAGCCTGCCGTACGCCCTCGCCGCCCGGCTGGTGCATGGCCATTGCCGACTGGAAGCCTATGACGATGAGCAGCGGCGGGATCCGCAGATTGCCCATTGGATGTCGCGCATTCGCCTTGAAGTGGACCTGCAACTGTCAGAGGATGGCGAGCCCGTGGTGAGCGTGCGGACCGTGGACGGTCGGCAGGCCAGTCTTTGCGTCGATCCACCGTTGGGTGCGCCGGGTAATCCGTTGAGTGATGAGGCGCTGGAGCAGAAGTTTTTCAGTCTGGCTGGGCGGGTGATGCCGAGGTCGCAGGCTGAGGAGTTGATCGGGCATTTGTGGCGGCTTGAAGCACTTGATTCGGTCTGCATGCTTGAGCGGTGGCTGAGTTGA
- a CDS encoding polysaccharide deacetylase family protein: protein MADSTLWPKGYRCAVVLTVDYNDIHGILTQAPEVAGRDKTLSVWRYGTQRGVDRLLGLFEELGVSSSWFVPGIVAEENPEHIQAIQAGGHEIACAGYRHQNYDTLDLQQQSAEIARGCEALQALTGQRPSGFRIPAGNGAPGFIEALREQGIRWSSSWRGDDLPFAHPTAPDVIELPLHYELEDEPYFAFNLSPAVPPAQSRIASYSHTLGNLQMDFAGFHRFGLCYVLRLHPEIIATPGRIGVLRELLQGIQQHDDVWIATGAEVAQWWAESAPPVTEDHPASVYERHYRDYLL from the coding sequence ATGGCTGATTCCACTCTCTGGCCCAAAGGCTATCGCTGCGCCGTGGTGCTGACCGTCGATTACAACGACATCCACGGCATTCTCACCCAGGCGCCCGAAGTCGCCGGACGCGACAAGACACTGTCGGTGTGGCGCTACGGCACTCAACGCGGCGTCGACCGCTTGCTGGGCCTGTTCGAAGAACTGGGCGTGAGCAGCAGCTGGTTTGTTCCCGGCATCGTTGCCGAGGAAAACCCGGAGCACATCCAGGCGATTCAAGCGGGCGGGCATGAGATTGCCTGCGCCGGGTATCGTCACCAGAACTACGACACCCTCGATCTGCAGCAACAGAGCGCCGAGATCGCCCGTGGCTGCGAAGCGTTGCAAGCGCTGACCGGTCAACGCCCGAGCGGGTTTCGCATTCCGGCCGGCAACGGTGCACCAGGGTTCATCGAGGCATTGCGGGAGCAAGGCATTCGCTGGTCTTCCTCGTGGCGTGGCGATGATTTGCCGTTCGCTCACCCCACGGCGCCCGACGTGATCGAACTGCCCTTGCACTACGAACTGGAAGACGAACCCTACTTTGCCTTCAACCTGAGCCCGGCCGTGCCGCCGGCGCAATCACGGATCGCGTCCTACAGCCACACCCTGGGCAATCTGCAAATGGACTTCGCCGGGTTTCATCGCTTCGGCTTGTGTTATGTGCTGAGGTTGCATCCGGAGATCATTGCTACACCGGGACGGATTGGCGTGTTGCGCGAATTGCTGCAAGGCATTCAGCAGCACGACGATGTGTGGATCGCCACTGGTGCCGAAGTTGCTCAGTGGTGGGCCGAATCCGCGCCGCCCGTGACCGAGGATCACCCGGCGTCGGTGTACGAGCGGCATTATCGGGATTACCTCCTATGA